A window from Pseudomonas sp. Tri1 encodes these proteins:
- a CDS encoding cysteine hydrolase family protein: protein MSKQALIVVDIQNDYFPQGKWPLVGADAAADNAAKLIEAFRQAGDQVVFIRHEFTSEDAPFFTPGSEGAQLHPKVLNRADEPVVLKHFVNSFRETELQALLDHHGIEQLVVVGSMSHMCVDGVVRAAADLGYGVTVIHDACATLDLEFNGVVVPAAQVHAAFMAALGFAYASVVSTAQFLAANG, encoded by the coding sequence ATGTCCAAGCAAGCGCTCATCGTAGTCGATATCCAGAACGACTACTTCCCCCAAGGGAAATGGCCACTGGTCGGCGCCGACGCCGCCGCCGACAACGCCGCAAAATTGATCGAAGCCTTTCGCCAGGCCGGGGATCAAGTGGTGTTCATCCGCCATGAGTTCACCTCCGAAGACGCGCCGTTCTTCACCCCAGGTTCCGAAGGCGCGCAGTTGCACCCCAAGGTGCTCAACCGTGCCGATGAACCGGTGGTCCTCAAGCACTTCGTCAATTCGTTTCGCGAGACCGAACTGCAGGCCCTCCTCGACCACCATGGCATCGAGCAACTGGTAGTGGTCGGCAGCATGAGCCACATGTGCGTCGATGGCGTCGTTCGTGCTGCGGCGGACCTGGGCTACGGCGTCACGGTCATTCACGATGCCTGTGCCACCCTCGACCTGGAATTCAACGGCGTCGTTGTACCGGCTGCCCAGGTGCATGCGGCGTTCATGGCCGCGCTGGGGTTTGCCTATGCGAGTGTGGTGAGCACCGCACAATTCCTGGCGGCCAATGGCTAA